In a single window of the Palaemon carinicauda isolate YSFRI2023 chromosome 10, ASM3689809v2, whole genome shotgun sequence genome:
- the LOC137648167 gene encoding involucrin-like — protein sequence MRGCILPLTRNEGTFPTSHKKRGDAYYLSQETRGCFLPLTRNEVMLPTSQKKRVDSSYLSQETRGSFLPLTRNEGMLPTSHKKRGDASYFSQETRGCFLHLTSNEGMLPTSHKKRGYSSYLSQETRGCILPLKRNEVMLPTSHKKRRDASYLSQETRKRGDAPYFSQETRGCFLPLTRNEGILPTSEKKRGDASHLSQETRGCFLSLTRNEGIPPTSHKKRGDASYLSQKTRVCLLPPTRNEVMLPTSHKKRGDASYLSQETRVCLLHLTRNEGMLPTSHKKRGYASYLSQETRGSFLPLTRNEGMPPTSHKKRGEASYLSQETRGCFLHLIRSKAMPPTSHEKRRYVSYFSQETRECLLPLTTSEKKCGDASYLSQETRRCLLPPTRNEGISIRRRQPPEEIKGSARPQGNDQYRLPVTCRRRLSS from the exons ATGAGGGGATGcatcctacctctcacaagaaacgaggggacgtttcctacctctcacaagaaacgaggggatgcttattacctctcacaagaaacgagaggatgcttcctacctctcacaagaaacgaggtgatgcttcctacctctcagaAGAAACGAGTGGAttcttcctacctctcacaagaaacgaggggaagcttcctacctctcacaagaaacgaggggatgcttcctacctctcacaagaaacgaggggatgcttcctacttttcacaagaaacgaggggatgcttcctacatCTCACAAgtaacgaggggatgcttcctacctctcacaagaaacgagggtattcctcctacctctcacaagaaacgaggggatgcatCCTACCTCTCAAAAGAAACGAGgtgatgcttcctacctctcacaagaaacgaagggatgcttcctacctctcacaagaaacgagg aaacgaggtgaTGCTCCCTActtctcacaagaaacgaggggatgcttcctacctctcacaagaaacgaggggattcTTCCTACCTCCGAGAAGAAACGAGGTGATGCTTCccacctctcacaagaaacgaggggatgcttcctatctctcacaagaaacgaggggattcctcctacctctcacaagaaacgaggtgatgcttcctacctctcacaaaaaACGAGGGTATGCCTtctacctcccacaagaaacgaggtgatgcttcctacctctcacaagaaacgaggggatgcttcttacctctcacaagaaacgagggtatGCCTCCTacatctcacaagaaacgaggggatgcttcctacctctcacaagaaacgagggtatGCCTcgtacctctcacaagaaacgaggggaagcttcctacctctcacaagaaacgaagggatgcctcctacctctcacaagaaacgaggggaggCCTCCTatctctcacaagaaacgaggggatgcttcctacatCTCATAAGAAGCAAGGCGATGCCTCCTACCTCCCACGAGAAACGAAGATATGTCTCCTActtctcacaagaaacgagggaaTGCCTCCTACCTCTCACAACCTCTGAAAAGAAATgtggggatgcttcctacctctcacaagaaacgagaaGATGcctcctacctcccacaagaaacgaaGGGAT